A segment of the Malaciobacter mytili LMG 24559 genome:
ATTAAATAATTCATCTTCATATAAAGTATTTAAAAAAGCTTTAATGAAAAAGCTAAAAAATAAGATATCAAAAGTAGGTCATTTTACAGAAGAGTACTCATTTGAGTGTAATATATGTACTAAACAACAACAACTTATAATCACTCAAAGAAAAAAAACAAGGGAACTATTAAGTTATGATATTAGCAATGATGATGAGACATCTTGGAAATATATAGTTCTAAATCTGCAAAATGATGAATTATTCAAAAATGCTTTTGAAAGCTTTAAAAAAACTAATACATCGAATATGTATATTGTAGATAATGAATATAAAAATGCAGTTCAATTATGCTTATTTGATTTAAATATTGGAGCATGATAATGGAAATTTTTGAACAACAAAAACAATATAAGTTCTATGCATCAATAAAAGATGGTATAGGTAAAATTTCTTATATTGAAACAAAAAAGAGATTTAGAAATCAAGGCATAGCAAAAAAAGTCGTTACAGATTTTATAGTGCTATGTAAAAAAGAAAATATAAGTATTATAAAAATAAATGCTTATACGAAGTGTTTGATATTTTGGGAAAAACTTGGTTTTAAAGTAAGCAA
Coding sequences within it:
- a CDS encoding GNAT family N-acetyltransferase — protein: MEIFEQQKQYKFYASIKDGIGKISYIETKKRFRNQGIAKKVVTDFIVLCKKENISIIKINAYTKCLIFWEKLGFKVSKNPQIIDGQKQIFHNGVYILK